In Planifilum fulgidum, one genomic interval encodes:
- a CDS encoding Gfo/Idh/MocA family protein, with protein MAKVRVAVIGCGSIAKHRHIPEFAEHPEVELAAFCDAVEERAAAFARRYGGDAYTDYRELLKRPDIDAVSVCTPNVYHAPISIAAAEAGKHVLCEKPMATSRDEAQAMIRAAKERGVVLMIAHNQRLMPPHVKAKEILESGSLGRVLTFRTAFAHGGPESWSVEGKGGWFFRKEKAFLGALGDLGIHKVDLIRWLLKDEIVEVGAFVDTLHKEDTDVDDNAVFILRTAKGVMGTMAASWTHVPGEDNSTVLYCEKGLIRIGADPEYPLIVERADGQVEKHRVGPIATNEEGGQTKSGVIDAFLESILNGTPPLIPGEEGMKSLGVILAALQSAREKRIVGVEL; from the coding sequence ATGGCAAAAGTGAGGGTGGCGGTGATCGGATGCGGCAGCATCGCCAAGCATCGGCACATTCCCGAGTTTGCCGAACATCCGGAGGTGGAATTGGCAGCCTTTTGCGACGCGGTGGAGGAGAGGGCGGCGGCCTTTGCCCGCCGGTACGGGGGTGACGCCTACACGGATTACCGGGAGCTGCTCAAGCGGCCGGACATCGACGCCGTCAGCGTCTGCACGCCCAACGTGTATCACGCGCCCATCTCCATTGCCGCCGCCGAGGCCGGCAAGCACGTCCTGTGCGAAAAGCCGATGGCGACATCCCGGGATGAGGCCCAGGCCATGATCCGGGCCGCGAAGGAGCGGGGCGTGGTGCTGATGATCGCCCATAACCAGCGGCTGATGCCGCCCCATGTGAAGGCGAAGGAGATTCTGGAAAGCGGCTCGCTGGGACGCGTCCTCACCTTCCGAACCGCCTTCGCGCACGGCGGACCGGAAAGCTGGAGCGTCGAGGGGAAGGGCGGATGGTTCTTCCGCAAGGAAAAAGCTTTCCTGGGGGCCCTGGGGGATCTGGGCATCCACAAAGTGGATCTGATCCGCTGGCTGCTCAAGGATGAAATCGTCGAGGTGGGCGCCTTCGTCGACACGCTTCACAAGGAAGATACGGACGTGGATGACAACGCGGTGTTCATCCTCCGCACCGCCAAAGGAGTGATGGGCACCATGGCGGCCAGCTGGACCCATGTTCCCGGCGAGGACAACAGCACCGTCCTTTACTGCGAAAAGGGTCTGATCCGCATCGGAGCCGATCCGGAGTATCCGTTGATCGTCGAGCGGGCCGACGGCCAGGTGGAAAAACACCGGGTGGGGCCCATCGCCACCAACGAGGAAGGCGGGCAAACGAAGAGCGGCGTGATCGACGCGTTTTTGGAGAGCATTCTCAACGGGACGCCTCCGCTCATTCCCGGGGAAGAGGGGATGAAGTCCCTCGGCGTCATTCTGGCCGCCCTGCAGTCGGCGCGGGAGAAACGGATCGTCGGCGTGGAACTGTGA
- a CDS encoding Gfo/Idh/MocA family protein gives MRKKWRFGIVGAGGISELHLKTLEKEPRAEVAAISDVAVEKARERAEKHRIPHIYRDYRDLIRREDVDAVLVCVPNDLHAPVAIEALRAGKHVLCEKPMAINGDLARQMAEVARETDRVLMIGQNNRFHSEVLLLKELIEKGKLGQIYHAKTGWIRRNGIPGWGSWFTSMERAGGGPLIDIGVHMLDLTLWLMGFPKPLAVFGQTYGVFGPRKKGLSSYGSIDERGVFDVEDLAVAMIRFEGGVTLTLDVSWAAYVERDRVFVNLFGSEGGAAVDLQDRKIALFHEEGNTPVDSVIRPARRDDRLHLLKNFIDSMEGTASPICTPEHGVYIHRILDAIYRSSRTGELVKLD, from the coding sequence ATGCGGAAGAAGTGGCGTTTCGGGATTGTCGGGGCAGGCGGCATTTCCGAGTTGCACTTGAAGACGTTGGAAAAGGAGCCCCGCGCGGAAGTGGCCGCCATTTCCGATGTGGCCGTCGAGAAGGCGCGGGAACGGGCGGAGAAGCACCGGATTCCCCACATTTACCGGGACTACCGGGATTTGATCCGGCGGGAAGACGTGGATGCCGTTCTCGTCTGCGTGCCCAACGATCTTCACGCACCGGTGGCGATTGAGGCCCTCCGCGCGGGCAAGCATGTGCTCTGCGAAAAACCGATGGCCATCAACGGGGATCTGGCCCGGCAGATGGCGGAGGTCGCCAGGGAAACGGACCGGGTGCTGATGATCGGTCAAAACAACCGCTTCCACAGCGAGGTCCTCCTGCTGAAGGAACTGATCGAAAAAGGGAAATTGGGCCAGATCTATCATGCGAAGACGGGATGGATCCGCAGGAACGGCATTCCCGGCTGGGGAAGCTGGTTCACGTCGATGGAAAGGGCCGGCGGGGGCCCCCTGATTGACATCGGCGTCCACATGCTGGACCTCACCCTGTGGCTGATGGGCTTCCCCAAGCCCCTCGCCGTCTTCGGCCAGACCTACGGGGTGTTCGGTCCCCGGAAAAAGGGGTTGTCCAGCTACGGGTCGATCGACGAGCGGGGAGTCTTCGATGTGGAGGACCTGGCGGTGGCGATGATCCGGTTTGAAGGGGGAGTCACCTTGACCCTGGATGTCAGCTGGGCCGCCTACGTGGAGCGGGATCGGGTCTTCGTCAACCTGTTCGGCAGCGAGGGCGGCGCCGCCGTCGATCTTCAGGACCGGAAGATCGCCCTGTTTCACGAGGAGGGAAACACGCCGGTGGATTCGGTGATCCGGCCGGCCCGCCGAGATGACCGCCTCCATCTGTTGAAAAATTTCATCGACAGCATGGAAGGGACGGCCTCTCCCATTTGCACCCCGGAACACGGGGTGTATATCCACCGGATTTTGGATGCCATCTATCGTTCGTCGCGGACGGGCGAACTGGTGAAACTTGACTAA
- a CDS encoding ABC transporter substrate-binding protein, whose translation MHLWKKIGVVGVALALMLTTVACGSSDSGSDEGKGEQVTIVYARGKDDTGSTEKLIEAFEKKHPNIKVKFKEMPTDTGVSHDQYVTMLSAQSSEIDVFDMDVIWPAEFAQAGYVQDLDRFIQRDNIDMSKYIPGAVEAGNFNGKQWAMPRFIDAGLLYYRKDIVKDPPKTWDELIDLAKKHKGEKGTKSGFLMQAAQYEGLVCNFIEFAGSYGGRILDEKGNVVINSPETVKGLEKMIEVVKSGAVPGNILAIKEPETHQMYKEGESVLARNWPYMFAILQNPDESKVVDKVGVAPLPKGDKESAAALGGWMIGINKYSKHKEEAWELVKFLSGPEGQKISALHSHSPTYLPTYDDPEVQKANPLYADENFVKGVSAAIPRPVSPEYPKISEIIQVEVSKALAGKQSAKEAVKNMEKQLKEVVK comes from the coding sequence ATGCACTTATGGAAAAAAATCGGTGTCGTCGGAGTGGCGTTGGCGTTGATGCTGACGACGGTCGCCTGCGGCAGTTCCGACAGCGGATCGGATGAGGGAAAAGGCGAGCAGGTGACCATCGTGTACGCCCGGGGTAAGGATGACACGGGCTCCACTGAGAAACTGATTGAAGCCTTTGAGAAGAAACACCCGAACATCAAGGTGAAGTTCAAGGAGATGCCGACGGACACCGGCGTCAGCCACGATCAGTACGTGACGATGCTTTCCGCCCAGTCTTCGGAAATCGATGTGTTCGACATGGACGTGATTTGGCCGGCGGAATTTGCCCAGGCCGGTTACGTGCAGGATCTGGACCGTTTCATCCAGAGGGACAATATCGACATGAGCAAGTACATCCCCGGTGCGGTGGAGGCGGGGAACTTCAACGGAAAGCAGTGGGCGATGCCCCGATTTATCGACGCGGGACTTTTGTATTACCGGAAGGATATTGTGAAGGATCCCCCCAAAACCTGGGATGAGCTGATCGATCTCGCCAAGAAGCACAAGGGCGAGAAGGGCACCAAATCCGGCTTCTTGATGCAAGCCGCCCAATATGAAGGTTTGGTCTGCAACTTCATCGAATTCGCCGGATCCTACGGCGGCCGGATCCTGGACGAAAAGGGGAATGTGGTGATCAACTCCCCCGAAACGGTAAAGGGTCTGGAAAAGATGATCGAAGTCGTCAAATCCGGCGCGGTGCCGGGCAACATTCTGGCGATCAAGGAGCCGGAAACCCACCAGATGTACAAGGAAGGGGAATCGGTGCTGGCCCGCAACTGGCCGTACATGTTTGCGATTCTCCAAAATCCGGATGAATCCAAGGTCGTGGACAAGGTGGGAGTGGCCCCTCTGCCGAAGGGGGACAAGGAATCCGCCGCGGCGCTGGGCGGTTGGATGATCGGAATCAACAAGTATTCCAAGCACAAGGAGGAGGCCTGGGAGCTGGTGAAGTTCCTCTCGGGACCGGAGGGGCAGAAGATTTCCGCTCTTCACAGCCACTCCCCGACGTACCTTCCGACCTATGACGATCCGGAAGTGCAAAAGGCCAACCCCCTCTATGCCGATGAGAACTTTGTCAAGGGGGTAAGCGCGGCGATTCCCCGTCCGGTGTCCCCGGAATATCCGAAGATCTCCGAAATCATCCAGGTCGAAGTTTCCAAGGCGCTGGCCGGGAAGCAATCCGCGAAGGAAGCCGTGAAGAACATGGAGAAGCAGCTGAAGGAAGTGGTGAAATAA